A genomic segment from Actinomadura hallensis encodes:
- a CDS encoding ABC transporter permease subunit yields the protein MKAPQDGVPPAAAAGGAAAVSTEPAPPRGSRARERLTPPSWLALLFLLPALALLGFLVVYPIVYSVIRSLFDASGEQFVGVDNYTGVFQGRENLIAVRNTAIWVVVAPAVVTIVGLLFAVLTERVRWATAFKLVVFMPMAISFLASGVIFRLVYQQDPDKGIANAAMVAIHDTFARDVGYPGAGPRGGGDQPIREEGGAVVTSDAVQAGQSVLVPLVKVKPEYVPDDAGTAAQPPPARPGQLTGTVWFDFTRGGGGQPNVPDAGETGLPGVKVEAVRDGEVVATATTGADGTFTMARLPDGSYTIRLPADNFTAPYRGAEWLGDTLITPAIIVSYLWVWAGFAMVLIAAGLAAIPRDALEAARVDGATEWQVFRRVTIPLLAPVLMVVLVTLTINVLKVFDLVYIIGGGDPNASVLALEMWTKAFGGGNDQGAGSAIAVLLFVLVVPAMLFNIRRMRQERT from the coding sequence ATGAAGGCTCCGCAGGACGGGGTGCCGCCGGCCGCTGCGGCCGGCGGCGCCGCCGCCGTCTCAACCGAACCCGCCCCGCCGCGCGGGAGCCGGGCACGCGAGCGGCTGACCCCGCCGTCGTGGCTGGCGCTGCTGTTCCTGCTGCCCGCGCTGGCGCTGCTCGGGTTCCTCGTGGTGTACCCGATCGTCTATTCGGTGATCCGCAGCCTGTTCGACGCCTCCGGCGAGCAGTTCGTCGGCGTCGACAACTACACCGGGGTCTTCCAGGGCCGCGAGAACCTCATCGCGGTGCGCAACACCGCGATCTGGGTCGTGGTGGCCCCGGCCGTCGTCACCATCGTCGGCCTCCTCTTCGCCGTGCTGACCGAGCGGGTCCGGTGGGCGACGGCGTTCAAGCTCGTGGTCTTCATGCCGATGGCCATCTCGTTCCTGGCGTCCGGCGTGATCTTCCGGCTGGTGTACCAGCAGGATCCCGACAAGGGCATCGCGAACGCGGCGATGGTCGCGATCCACGACACGTTCGCCAGGGACGTCGGCTACCCCGGCGCCGGGCCCCGCGGCGGCGGCGACCAGCCGATCCGCGAGGAGGGCGGCGCCGTGGTCACCTCGGACGCCGTCCAGGCGGGGCAGAGCGTGCTCGTCCCGCTGGTGAAGGTCAAGCCGGAGTACGTGCCCGACGACGCCGGGACGGCCGCGCAGCCGCCGCCCGCGCGTCCCGGGCAGCTGACCGGCACGGTCTGGTTCGACTTCACCCGGGGCGGGGGCGGGCAGCCGAACGTCCCCGACGCGGGCGAGACGGGCCTGCCCGGCGTCAAGGTCGAGGCGGTGCGGGACGGCGAGGTCGTCGCCACCGCCACCACCGGGGCCGACGGCACGTTCACGATGGCGCGGCTGCCGGACGGGTCGTACACGATCCGGCTGCCCGCCGACAACTTCACCGCCCCCTACCGGGGCGCGGAGTGGCTCGGCGACACGCTGATCACCCCCGCGATCATCGTGTCGTACCTGTGGGTGTGGGCGGGGTTCGCGATGGTGCTGATCGCCGCCGGGCTCGCCGCGATCCCCCGTGACGCGCTGGAGGCGGCCCGCGTGGACGGCGCCACCGAATGGCAGGTGTTCCGGCGGGTGACGATCCCGCTGCTGGCGCCGGTCCTCATGGTGGTGCTGGTGACCCTCACCATCAACGTTCTGAAGGTGTTCGACCTGGTGTACATCATCGGCGGCGGCGATCCGAACGCCAGCGTGCTCGCGCTGGAGATGTGGACCAAGGCGTTCGGCGGCGGCAACGACCAGGGGGCCGGCAGCGCCATCGCCGTGCTGCTGTTCGTGCTGGTCGTCCCCGCCATGCTGTTCAACATCCGGAGAATGCGGCAGGAGCGCACATGA
- a CDS encoding ABC transporter substrate-binding protein, with translation MILSSAAACGGGDDGDSAAEGGGELKGTTIEVAAKWTGPEEENFRKVLDAFQKKTGATVNYASTGENTDAFLGPRIEAGNPPDVAILPQPGLMQQYAEKGSLKPLSDDVVAEVEKNFTPYWKELGSADGKTYGVMIKAAYKSILWYRPQAFDDAGVQPPTTWDELVKAAGTLQESGTTPFTLAAGSDDSWTLTDWFENVYLSQAGPENYDKLAKHEIKWTDPTVGKALETLAQIWGKPDFLNGGVATATKTKFDESVTQVFGQEKGAMVYGGDFAAANIATTDAKVGTDAKVFAFPKAGDTAPAILGGDVAVALKDGEGAQELMKFLASPEAGKVWAGLGGYLTPNKNVSPDAYADPIAKELIGQLQQAGDAARYDMSDLTPAAFGATPGDGMWEALRSFVQNPDDVEGTQKKLEAKAAEAYK, from the coding sequence ATGATCCTCTCGTCGGCCGCCGCGTGCGGCGGCGGCGACGACGGCGACTCGGCGGCCGAGGGCGGCGGGGAGCTGAAGGGCACCACGATCGAGGTCGCGGCCAAGTGGACCGGCCCGGAGGAGGAGAACTTCCGCAAGGTCCTGGACGCGTTCCAGAAGAAGACCGGCGCCACGGTCAACTACGCCTCCACCGGTGAGAACACCGACGCGTTCCTCGGCCCCCGCATCGAGGCCGGCAACCCGCCGGACGTGGCGATCCTGCCGCAGCCGGGCCTGATGCAGCAGTACGCCGAGAAGGGCTCCCTCAAGCCGCTGTCCGACGACGTCGTGGCCGAGGTGGAGAAGAACTTCACGCCGTACTGGAAGGAGCTCGGCTCCGCCGACGGCAAGACCTACGGCGTCATGATCAAGGCCGCGTACAAGTCGATCCTGTGGTACCGCCCGCAGGCGTTCGACGACGCCGGCGTCCAGCCGCCCACCACGTGGGACGAGCTGGTGAAGGCCGCCGGCACGCTGCAGGAGTCCGGCACCACGCCGTTCACCCTGGCCGCCGGCTCCGACGACTCCTGGACGCTGACCGACTGGTTCGAGAACGTCTACCTGTCGCAGGCCGGGCCGGAGAACTACGACAAGCTGGCCAAGCACGAGATCAAGTGGACGGACCCGACGGTCGGGAAGGCGCTGGAGACCCTCGCCCAGATCTGGGGCAAGCCGGACTTCCTGAACGGCGGTGTCGCGACCGCGACGAAGACCAAGTTCGACGAGTCGGTCACCCAGGTCTTCGGCCAGGAGAAGGGCGCCATGGTCTACGGCGGCGACTTCGCGGCCGCCAACATCGCCACGACCGACGCCAAGGTCGGCACCGACGCCAAGGTGTTCGCCTTCCCCAAGGCCGGCGACACCGCCCCGGCGATCCTCGGCGGCGACGTCGCCGTCGCGCTGAAGGACGGCGAGGGCGCCCAGGAGCTGATGAAGTTCCTCGCCTCCCCCGAGGCGGGCAAGGTCTGGGCCGGGCTCGGCGGCTACCTGACGCCGAACAAGAACGTCTCGCCCGACGCGTACGCCGACCCGATCGCCAAGGAGCTGATCGGGCAGCTGCAGCAGGCCGGCGACGCCGCCCGCTACGACATGTCCGACCTCACGCCCGCCGCGTTCGGCGCGACCCCCGGCGACGGCATGTGGGAGGCGCTGCGGTCCTTCGTCCAGAACCCGGACGACGTCGAGGGCACCCAGAAGAAGCTGGAGGCCAAGGCCGCCGAGGCCTACAAGTAG
- a CDS encoding ABC transporter ATP-binding protein yields MAEVDLTSVGKVYPDGTRAVTDLNLHIADGEFLVLVGPSGCGKTTALRMVAGLEEISEGEISIGGRVVNRVPARDRDVAMVFQSYALYPHLSVRDNIGFGLSLRKVPKAEIRERVERAAETLGLTEHLDRKPRNLSGGQRQRVAMGRAIVREPQAFLMDEPLSNLDAKLRVQMRAEIARIQRDLGVTTIYVTHDQTEAMTLGDRVAVMKKGELQQVAPPQELYDRPANLFVAGFIGSPAMNLLQGTLTGDAENPRLEAGGTTLTLPASVLSERPALASRFGSDVAVGIRPEDMEDAELVEAPEGSTLVSTAELVEAMGSDVLVHFAIDAPQVVTEDTRELARDAGTDVLGTPDGPRTDLVARFSPRTRVKVGDPVTIRVDTGRLHFFDIESGASIWGAEDAAGSPREDEG; encoded by the coding sequence GTGGCAGAGGTCGATCTGACCAGCGTCGGGAAGGTCTATCCCGACGGCACGCGGGCCGTGACCGACCTGAACCTCCACATCGCCGACGGGGAGTTCCTCGTCCTGGTCGGCCCGTCGGGGTGCGGCAAGACGACGGCGCTGCGGATGGTCGCCGGGCTGGAGGAGATCTCCGAGGGGGAGATCTCGATCGGCGGCCGGGTCGTCAACCGGGTGCCCGCCCGCGACCGCGACGTCGCGATGGTCTTCCAGAGCTACGCCCTCTACCCGCACCTCTCCGTGCGCGACAACATCGGGTTCGGGCTGTCGCTGCGCAAGGTGCCCAAGGCCGAGATCAGGGAGCGGGTCGAACGCGCCGCGGAGACCCTCGGCCTCACCGAGCACCTGGACCGCAAGCCCCGCAACCTGTCGGGCGGGCAGCGCCAGCGAGTCGCGATGGGCCGCGCGATCGTCCGCGAGCCGCAGGCGTTCCTCATGGACGAGCCGCTGTCGAACCTGGACGCCAAGCTCCGCGTCCAGATGCGCGCCGAGATCGCCCGGATCCAGCGGGACCTCGGCGTCACCACCATCTACGTCACCCACGACCAGACCGAGGCGATGACGCTCGGCGACCGGGTCGCGGTGATGAAGAAGGGGGAGCTGCAGCAGGTCGCGCCTCCCCAGGAGCTCTACGACCGCCCCGCCAACCTGTTCGTGGCGGGGTTCATCGGCTCGCCCGCCATGAACCTGCTGCAGGGCACGCTGACGGGGGACGCGGAGAACCCGCGCCTCGAGGCCGGCGGGACGACGCTGACGCTGCCGGCCTCCGTGCTGAGCGAGCGCCCCGCCCTGGCGTCCCGGTTCGGGAGCGACGTCGCGGTCGGGATCCGCCCCGAGGACATGGAGGACGCCGAGCTCGTCGAGGCCCCCGAGGGGTCCACCCTCGTCTCCACCGCCGAGCTGGTGGAGGCGATGGGCTCCGACGTGCTCGTCCACTTCGCGATCGACGCGCCCCAGGTCGTCACCGAGGACACCCGGGAGCTCGCCCGCGACGCCGGCACCGACGTGCTGGGGACCCCGGACGGCCCCCGCACGGACCTGGTCGCGCGGTTCAGCCCGCGCACCCGCGTGAAGGTCGGCGACCCGGTGACGATCCGCGTCGACACCGGTCGCCTGCACTTCTTCGATATCGAGTCCGGCGCGTCCATCTGGGGAGCAGAGGACGCCGCCGGTTCGCCCAGGGAGGATGAAGGATGA
- a CDS encoding M24 family metallopeptidase, translating into MTTELYPRERPGLVRDAAAEAGLGAVLLTPGPDLRYVTGYDAKELERLTCLVVPAEGEAFLVVPRLELPAAQESPAGSLGLELVPWDETDDPYELVARRLPGVRTVGVADRMWAMMALRFRAAMPDAEQVAAGSVLRGLRMRKSAAEVAALREAGAAIDRVHRRVPQIIKPGRTEREVARDIGDAILDEGHARVDFVIVGAGPNGANPHAEPSDRVIRPGEPVVVDIGGTMPSGYCSDSTRNYCVGEPPAEYRAYYAVLEEAQRAASEAVRPGVAPEAVDAAARDVIEAAGYGEHFFHRTGHGIGLETHEEPYIVAGNKEPLEPGMAFSVEPGIYPGPHGARIEDIVVCTEDGHEAVNATERGLVVIE; encoded by the coding sequence GTGACAACGGAGTTGTATCCGCGTGAGCGTCCCGGCCTGGTGCGGGACGCGGCGGCCGAGGCCGGGCTCGGCGCCGTCCTGCTGACCCCCGGCCCGGACCTGCGGTACGTCACCGGGTACGACGCCAAGGAGCTGGAGCGGCTGACCTGCCTGGTGGTCCCGGCCGAGGGCGAGGCGTTCCTGGTCGTGCCGCGGCTGGAGCTGCCCGCGGCGCAGGAGTCGCCCGCGGGTTCCCTCGGGCTCGAGCTGGTGCCCTGGGACGAGACCGACGACCCCTACGAGCTGGTCGCCCGCCGGCTGCCCGGCGTGCGGACGGTCGGGGTCGCCGACCGGATGTGGGCGATGATGGCGCTGCGGTTCCGCGCCGCGATGCCGGACGCCGAGCAGGTCGCGGCGGGGTCGGTGCTGCGCGGGCTGCGGATGCGCAAGAGCGCCGCCGAGGTCGCGGCGCTGCGCGAGGCGGGCGCGGCGATCGACCGCGTGCACCGCCGCGTCCCGCAGATCATCAAGCCGGGCCGCACCGAGCGGGAGGTCGCCCGCGACATCGGCGACGCGATCCTCGACGAGGGCCACGCCCGGGTCGACTTCGTGATCGTGGGAGCGGGCCCGAACGGCGCCAACCCGCACGCCGAGCCGTCGGACCGGGTGATCCGCCCCGGCGAGCCGGTGGTCGTCGACATCGGCGGGACGATGCCGAGCGGCTACTGCTCGGACTCCACCCGCAACTACTGCGTGGGCGAGCCGCCCGCCGAGTACCGCGCGTACTACGCGGTGCTGGAGGAGGCGCAGCGGGCCGCGAGCGAGGCGGTGCGGCCGGGGGTCGCGCCCGAGGCGGTGGACGCCGCCGCCCGCGACGTCATCGAGGCGGCCGGGTACGGCGAGCACTTCTTCCACCGCACCGGGCACGGCATCGGGCTGGAGACGCACGAGGAGCCCTACATCGTGGCGGGCAACAAGGAGCCGCTCGAGCCCGGCATGGCGTTCTCGGTCGAGCCGGGCATCTACCCCGGGCCGCACGGCGCCCGCATCGAGGACATCGTCGTGTGCACCGAGGACGGCCACGAGGCCGTGAACGCCACCGAGCGGGGCCTGGTCGTCATCGAGTGA
- a CDS encoding 5'-3' exonuclease, with translation MSEPGRLMLLDTPSLYFRAFFGVPESVTAPDGTPVNAVRGLLDMIARLVQDRSPDRLVCCMDADWRPAFRVAALPSYKAHRVAEDGGDQTPDALEAQLPLIDAVLDAFGLARAGVPGYEADDVIGTLAARHAARGPVDVVTGDRDLFQLVDDRGPVVVLYTARGIRNLQVMDEQAVAAKYGIPGRGYGDYATLRGDPSDGLPGVPGVGDKTAAALVTRFGSVEGILAALDSGADEGFPAGARRRLEAARDYLAAAETVVRVVTDIDAPELAALDDRLPRGARDPEALVELADRWNLGSPVNRLLNALAR, from the coding sequence ATGAGTGAGCCGGGCCGCCTGATGCTGCTGGACACGCCGTCGCTGTACTTCCGCGCCTTCTTCGGCGTGCCCGAGTCGGTGACCGCGCCCGACGGGACGCCGGTCAACGCGGTCCGCGGGCTGCTCGACATGATCGCGCGGCTGGTGCAGGACCGGTCGCCGGACCGGCTCGTGTGCTGCATGGACGCCGACTGGCGGCCCGCGTTCCGGGTGGCGGCGCTGCCGTCGTACAAGGCGCACCGCGTCGCCGAGGACGGCGGCGACCAGACCCCCGACGCGCTGGAGGCGCAGCTGCCCCTCATCGACGCGGTGCTGGACGCGTTCGGCCTCGCCCGCGCCGGCGTCCCCGGGTACGAGGCCGACGACGTCATCGGGACCCTGGCCGCGCGGCACGCGGCACGCGGCCCGGTCGACGTCGTCACCGGGGACCGCGACCTGTTCCAGCTCGTGGACGACCGCGGCCCGGTGGTCGTGCTGTACACCGCCCGCGGCATCAGGAACCTGCAGGTGATGGACGAGCAGGCGGTCGCCGCCAAGTACGGCATCCCCGGGCGCGGCTACGGCGACTACGCGACGCTGCGCGGCGACCCGAGTGACGGCCTGCCGGGCGTCCCGGGCGTCGGCGACAAGACCGCCGCCGCGCTGGTCACCCGGTTCGGGTCGGTGGAGGGAATCCTCGCCGCCCTGGACTCCGGCGCCGACGAGGGGTTCCCCGCGGGCGCCCGGCGCCGGCTGGAGGCCGCGCGCGACTACCTCGCCGCCGCCGAGACGGTCGTGCGCGTGGTCACCGACATCGACGCGCCGGAGCTGGCCGCGCTGGACGACCGGCTCCCCCGGGGCGCCCGCGACCCCGAGGCGCTGGTCGAGCTGGCCGACCGCTGGAACCTGGGCAGTCCCGTCAACCGCCTCCTCAACGCCCTCGCCCGCTGA